A window of the Hyphomicrobiales bacterium genome harbors these coding sequences:
- a CDS encoding AAA family ATPase, whose translation MIFAFLNQKGGVGKTTLATHIAGELAMRGLHVILLDADPQGSSLDWTQRRSQQGLPRLFSAVGLARETLHQEAPELARRADHIIIDGPPRIAALARSALLAAERVLIPVQPSPYDVWASAEMVALIREAQVFRPALRAAFVINRRVSTTIIGREARQSLAEQPLPALRSEIHQRIVFADSVAAGRLARETAPDSAAAREIAALTDELLRWPT comes from the coding sequence ATGATCTTCGCGTTTCTCAACCAGAAAGGCGGCGTCGGCAAGACCACGCTCGCCACGCACATCGCCGGCGAACTGGCGATGCGCGGCCTGCATGTCATCCTGCTGGATGCCGACCCGCAGGGGTCATCGCTCGACTGGACGCAGCGGCGTAGCCAGCAGGGCCTGCCCCGTCTGTTCAGCGCCGTGGGCCTTGCCCGCGAAACGCTGCATCAGGAAGCGCCAGAACTCGCCAGGCGGGCCGATCACATCATCATCGACGGCCCGCCGCGCATCGCCGCCCTCGCGCGCTCCGCGCTGCTGGCGGCCGAGCGCGTGCTGATCCCCGTGCAGCCCAGCCCCTACGACGTATGGGCTTCTGCCGAGATGGTCGCACTGATCCGCGAAGCACAGGTGTTCCGGCCAGCGCTACGCGCGGCCTTCGTCATCAACCGGCGCGTCAGCACCACCATCATCGGCAGGGAGGCACGGCAATCGCTGGCCGAACAGCCGCTGCCCGCGCTGCGCTCGGAGATCCACCAGCGCATCGTCTTTGCCGACAGCGTAGCCGCTGGCCGGCTCGCCCGCGAAACCGCGCCCGACAGCGCCGCTGCCCGCGAGATCGCCGCGCTCACCGACGAACTGCTGCGGTGGCCGACATGA
- a CDS encoding chromosome partitioning protein ParB produces MTGKPSPRSKRVGIGVRPPANPHAEAWIRQGDADALQKGDLYTARLTLDITPAMRARIKVSAFTRGVTVAELLRDLLEREFPPEGTP; encoded by the coding sequence ATGACTGGAAAGCCATCACCACGCAGCAAGCGCGTCGGCATCGGTGTACGTCCCCCAGCGAATCCGCACGCCGAAGCGTGGATTCGCCAGGGCGACGCAGATGCCTTGCAGAAAGGCGACCTCTACACCGCTCGACTGACGCTCGACATCACGCCCGCCATGCGGGCGCGCATCAAGGTGTCGGCCTTCACGCGAGGCGTGACCGTAGCCGAACTGCTGCGCGACCTGCTGGAGCGGGAGTTTCCCCCGGAGGGCACGCCGTGA
- a CDS encoding DUF2840 domain-containing protein, translated as MNASASTAHTPKASAPTAAPPPAPSTLAGQAGNVPLTRVALTYIEPRFKLYLRFGEPARTLQLDRWRRCAVFLPNAVLCRIRWQANDYGTIRWQLMVMQTATPLDAVQRIPGVQPGARLLLHAEGDANVRAVLERIDDIEALGIAAADTSPAYWRTLANRLAARSALPTYTTERHAAWLAGRALP; from the coding sequence GTGAACGCATCCGCTTCGACCGCCCACACCCCCAAAGCAAGTGCGCCCACGGCTGCGCCGCCGCCGGCGCCTTCGACACTCGCCGGCCAGGCCGGCAACGTGCCGCTGACGCGCGTGGCGCTGACCTACATCGAACCCCGCTTCAAGCTCTACCTGCGCTTCGGCGAACCGGCGCGCACGCTCCAGCTCGACCGCTGGCGGCGCTGCGCCGTGTTCCTGCCGAACGCGGTTCTGTGCCGCATCCGTTGGCAGGCCAACGACTACGGCACGATCCGCTGGCAGCTCATGGTGATGCAGACCGCCACGCCGCTGGACGCCGTGCAACGCATCCCCGGCGTGCAGCCGGGCGCGCGTCTGCTGTTGCACGCCGAAGGCGATGCCAACGTTCGCGCCGTGCTGGAACGCATCGACGACATCGAGGCGCTGGGCATCGCAGCCGCAGACACATCGCCCGCGTACTGGCGCACGCTCGCGAACCGGCTCGCAGCGCGCTCGGCGTTACCCACATACACCACAGAACGGCACGCCGCCTGGCTGGCAGGGAGGGCATTGCCATGA